A region of Ramlibacter agri DNA encodes the following proteins:
- a CDS encoding DUF3237 domain-containing protein, whose translation MIQTRPLFEIRLQVPQIVDIGDTPLGRRRIATVTGGEFEGERLRGSVVGAPAGDWLLQRNDGTTILDVRLLLRTDDGEHIYMSYRGVRHGPADVMARMAAGEVVDPKTYYFRITPVFETSARKYDWLNRIVAVGTGRREPTGPIYTIEEVL comes from the coding sequence ATGATCCAGACCCGACCTCTCTTCGAAATCCGCCTGCAGGTGCCCCAGATCGTCGACATCGGCGACACTCCGCTCGGCCGCCGCCGCATCGCCACCGTCACCGGCGGCGAGTTCGAGGGCGAGCGCCTGCGCGGCAGCGTGGTGGGCGCGCCCGCCGGCGACTGGCTGCTGCAGCGCAACGACGGCACGACCATCCTGGACGTGCGCCTGCTGCTGCGCACCGACGACGGCGAGCACATCTACATGTCCTATCGCGGCGTGCGACACGGCCCGGCGGACGTGATGGCACGCATGGCGGCGGGTGAAGTGGTCGATCCCAAGACCTACTATTTCCGCATCACGCCGGTGTTCGAGACCTCGGCCAGGAAGTACGACTGGCTGAACCGCATCGTGGCCGTCGGTACCGGACGGCGCGAACCGACCGGGCCGATCTACACCATCGAGGAAGTCCTTTAG
- a CDS encoding FAD-dependent oxidoreductase, with translation MESSDRNTQCCIAGGGPAGLMLGYLLARAGLRVTVLEKHDDFLRDFRGDTIHPSTLTVLQDIGLLEEFLKLPHQEVAELSGDVYGQTVTVADFRHLPAPRPFLVLIPQWDFLDFIAREARKFPGFTLCMGAKAAGVIEEGGRVTGAQVESHEGNYAIRADLVVGADGRHSVIRPDGGLESVDTGAPIDVLWFRLPRDAAHDPERTGGTIRPGAILVTLNRDEYWQCAFVIPKGSLEQMQQEGIAAFRVRVARIADFLADDVDALRSWDDVKLLSVQISHLRRWWREGLLCIGDSAHAMSPVGGVGINLAIQDAVAAANLLAQPLREGRLRTQDLEAVQRRREWPARVTQRAQVAIQNEVLSPVLTSSTAPGDLPLPLKLLQRLPLLRRLPARLVGIGVRPERVRSLN, from the coding sequence ATGGAAAGCAGCGATCGCAACACCCAATGCTGCATCGCCGGCGGCGGCCCCGCCGGCCTGATGCTCGGCTACCTGCTGGCCCGCGCCGGCTTGCGCGTGACCGTGCTGGAGAAGCACGACGACTTCCTGCGGGACTTCCGCGGCGACACCATCCACCCCTCGACCTTGACGGTACTGCAGGACATCGGCCTGCTGGAGGAGTTCCTGAAGCTGCCGCACCAGGAGGTCGCGGAGCTCAGTGGCGACGTCTACGGCCAGACCGTCACCGTCGCTGATTTCCGCCACCTGCCGGCGCCGCGGCCCTTCCTGGTGCTGATCCCGCAATGGGACTTCCTGGACTTCATCGCCCGCGAGGCCCGCAAGTTTCCCGGCTTCACGCTGTGCATGGGCGCGAAGGCCGCGGGGGTCATCGAGGAGGGCGGCCGCGTCACGGGCGCGCAGGTGGAATCGCATGAGGGCAACTACGCCATCCGTGCGGACCTGGTGGTCGGCGCCGACGGCCGCCATTCGGTGATCCGGCCCGACGGCGGCCTGGAGAGCGTGGACACCGGCGCGCCGATCGACGTCCTCTGGTTCCGGCTGCCGCGCGATGCGGCCCACGACCCGGAGCGCACCGGCGGCACGATCCGGCCCGGCGCCATCCTCGTCACGCTGAATCGCGACGAGTACTGGCAATGCGCCTTTGTCATTCCCAAGGGCTCGCTGGAGCAGATGCAGCAGGAAGGCATCGCCGCCTTCCGCGTGCGCGTGGCGCGCATCGCGGACTTCCTGGCCGACGACGTGGATGCGCTGCGCAGCTGGGACGACGTGAAGCTGCTGAGCGTGCAGATCAGCCACCTGCGGCGCTGGTGGCGCGAAGGCCTGCTGTGCATCGGCGACTCGGCCCATGCGATGTCTCCGGTGGGCGGCGTGGGCATCAACCTGGCGATCCAGGACGCGGTGGCCGCCGCCAACCTGCTGGCGCAGCCGCTGCGCGAAGGCCGGCTGCGCACGCAGGACCTGGAAGCGGTGCAGCGCCGGCGCGAATGGCCGGCGCGAGTGACGCAGCGCGCGCAGGTGGCGATCCAGAACGAGGTGCTGTCGCCGGTGCTGACGAGCAGCACGGCGCCGGGCGACCTTCCGCTGCCCCTGAAGCTGCTGCAGAGGCTGCCGCTGCTGCGGCGCCTGCCGGCGCGGCTGGTGGGGATAGGCGTGCGTCCGGAACGGGTCAGGAGTCTGAATTGA
- a CDS encoding glucose 1-dehydrogenase, whose product MKSILESFNLAGRIALVTGSSTGIGLALARGLAAAGAEVVLNARNADKLQQAASALRAEGAKVHAVDFDVTDKAAVTAGIERIEREIGPIAILVNNAGMQRRAPLEEFAESDWHTLMKTNVDSVFFVGQAVARHMIRRKRGKVINICSVQSELGRPNIAPYTASKGAVKMLTKGMAIDWGQHGIQVNGLGPGYFKTELTQALVDNAEFSAWLVGRTPSRRWGEVEDLVGAAVFLASDASNFVNGHILYVDGGVTATL is encoded by the coding sequence TTGAAATCGATCCTCGAATCCTTCAACCTGGCCGGGCGCATCGCGCTGGTCACCGGCTCCAGCACGGGCATCGGCCTGGCGCTGGCGCGCGGGTTGGCCGCGGCCGGCGCCGAGGTGGTGCTGAACGCGCGCAACGCGGACAAGCTGCAGCAGGCGGCCAGCGCGCTGCGCGCCGAGGGCGCCAAAGTGCATGCGGTGGACTTCGACGTCACCGACAAGGCGGCGGTCACGGCCGGCATCGAGCGCATCGAGCGCGAGATCGGCCCGATCGCCATCCTGGTGAACAACGCCGGCATGCAGCGGCGAGCGCCGCTGGAGGAGTTCGCCGAATCCGACTGGCACACCTTGATGAAGACCAACGTCGACAGCGTGTTCTTCGTCGGCCAGGCCGTGGCGCGCCACATGATCCGGCGCAAGCGCGGCAAGGTCATCAACATCTGCTCGGTGCAGAGCGAGCTGGGGCGGCCCAACATCGCGCCCTACACCGCGAGCAAGGGCGCGGTGAAGATGCTGACCAAGGGCATGGCCATCGACTGGGGCCAGCACGGCATCCAGGTCAACGGCCTCGGCCCCGGCTACTTCAAGACCGAGCTGACGCAGGCGCTGGTGGACAACGCGGAGTTCAGCGCCTGGCTGGTGGGCCGCACGCCATCGCGCCGCTGGGGCGAGGTGGAAGACCTGGTGGGCGCCGCCGTGTTCCTGGCCAGCGACGCCTCCAATTTCGTCAACGGCCACATCCTCTATGTCGACGGCGGCGTGACCGCCACCCTGTGA
- a CDS encoding L-idonate 5-dehydrogenase: MKALVIHAPGDLRIEEVPTPETGPQQLRVRVRCGGICGSDLHYFNHGGFGTVRIRQPMILGHEVSGAIEQVGTGLAGFSVGQRVAISPSRPCTRCRFCQQGLQNHCLDMHYYGSAMRMPHVQGAFRQEIVVNAEQAHLLEDSVSDAEGALAEPLSVALHAVRRAGPLVGRNVLVTGSGPIGALLVIAARRAGATHITVTDVAEAPLRSALKVGADEGLNVALDPEALARYEADKGFFDVLFEASGNERALAGAFAALRPRGIIVQVGLGGGSMNLPVNTIVAKEFDLRGAFRFHEEFATAVALLNKGLVSVKPLISASLPYRDASRAFALAADRSQAMKVVLNFD, translated from the coding sequence ATGAAAGCACTCGTCATCCACGCCCCCGGCGACCTGCGCATCGAGGAAGTCCCGACCCCGGAAACGGGGCCGCAGCAGCTGCGCGTGCGCGTGCGCTGCGGCGGCATCTGCGGCTCCGACCTGCACTACTTCAACCACGGCGGCTTCGGCACCGTGCGCATCCGGCAGCCGATGATCCTGGGCCACGAAGTGTCCGGCGCCATCGAGCAGGTGGGCACCGGCCTGGCCGGCTTCAGCGTCGGGCAGCGCGTGGCGATCAGCCCCAGCCGTCCCTGCACGCGCTGCCGCTTTTGCCAGCAAGGCCTGCAGAACCACTGCCTGGACATGCACTACTACGGCAGCGCGATGCGGATGCCGCACGTGCAGGGCGCGTTCCGGCAGGAGATCGTGGTCAATGCCGAACAGGCGCACCTGTTGGAGGACAGCGTCAGCGACGCCGAAGGCGCGCTGGCCGAACCGCTGTCGGTGGCGCTGCACGCGGTGCGGCGCGCCGGTCCGCTGGTGGGCAGGAACGTGCTGGTCACCGGCAGCGGGCCCATCGGCGCCCTGCTGGTGATCGCGGCTCGCCGCGCCGGCGCCACCCACATCACGGTGACCGACGTGGCCGAAGCGCCGCTGCGCAGCGCGCTGAAGGTGGGCGCGGACGAAGGCCTCAACGTGGCGCTGGATCCGGAAGCGCTGGCGCGCTACGAAGCGGACAAGGGATTCTTCGACGTGCTGTTCGAGGCCAGCGGCAACGAGCGCGCGCTGGCCGGCGCCTTCGCGGCGCTGCGGCCGCGCGGCATCATCGTCCAGGTGGGCCTGGGCGGCGGCAGCATGAACCTGCCGGTCAACACGATCGTGGCGAAGGAGTTCGACCTGCGCGGCGCCTTCCGCTTCCACGAGGAATTCGCGACGGCGGTGGCCTTGTTGAACAAGGGCCTGGTCAGCGTCAAGCCGCTGATCTCGGCATCGCTGCCTTACCGCGACGCCAGCCGCGCCTTCGCCCTGGCGGCGGACCGCTCGCAGGCCATGAAGGTCGTCCTGAACTTCGACTGA
- a CDS encoding MBL fold metallo-hydrolase — MFDNLYYVGGDWVSAWVLKTSQGLVLIDALNNEEEAHALIEGGMAKLGLDPRQIKYIVITHGHGDHYGGASYLAKKYGAHVVASEADWTMMHTHLEFSSAVWPQPPARDIAVKDGERLTLGDTTLTLYLTPGHTPGTLSPVFDVRSGGRTHHAMLWGGTSFNFGKDFGRLQSYEAATQRMRGIAAQMPVDVLVSNHASFDNSIARMKAMRAAPGAPNPFVTGPEVVDRSLHIMGECARAQSDRSRL; from the coding sequence GTGTTCGACAACCTGTACTACGTCGGCGGCGACTGGGTGAGCGCCTGGGTGCTGAAGACCTCGCAAGGCCTGGTCCTGATCGACGCGCTGAACAACGAGGAAGAAGCGCACGCCCTCATCGAAGGCGGTATGGCGAAGCTCGGGCTCGATCCGCGGCAGATCAAGTACATCGTCATCACGCACGGCCATGGCGACCACTACGGCGGCGCGAGCTACCTGGCGAAGAAGTACGGCGCCCACGTGGTGGCCAGCGAGGCGGACTGGACGATGATGCACACGCACCTGGAGTTCAGCTCCGCGGTGTGGCCGCAGCCGCCCGCGCGCGACATCGCGGTGAAGGACGGCGAGCGCCTGACGCTCGGCGACACCACGCTGACGCTGTACCTGACGCCCGGCCACACGCCGGGCACGCTGTCGCCGGTGTTCGACGTGCGCAGCGGCGGCCGCACGCACCACGCGATGCTGTGGGGCGGCACCAGCTTCAACTTCGGCAAGGACTTCGGCCGGCTGCAAAGCTACGAAGCGGCGACGCAGCGCATGCGCGGCATCGCGGCGCAGATGCCCGTCGACGTGTTGGTGTCCAACCACGCGAGCTTCGACAATTCCATCGCCAGGATGAAGGCGATGCGCGCGGCCCCGGGCGCGCCCAACCCCTTCGTCACCGGTCCGGAAGTGGTGGACCGCTCGCTGCATATCATGGGCGAATGCGCCCGCGCGCAGTCGGACCGCTCCAGGCTTTAG
- a CDS encoding ESPR-type extended signal peptide-containing protein → MNHVFRVVWNAALGCWVAVAETCTAHRKAARSGKAVAAALSLMLGAGVHAQTALVDGQGGSGCMVGVSNCALPTSNATYTDFHTQGGAGSGGGAGLGGVFFVNSGASLQLNNVSFEHNTVQGGDGGSTPDVTVSGAALPLADKTASVSSVTAFGVAPTIVDNAGTLMVTGATLSSSNPLIKAGNVVSVAGTDGTTTISTLSGNAVTFAQPVAIDASAIKAVSNAQWTPGGNTVTSTSFASMAPSDLATGMTVIGAGIPAGTTVTNVTRDGSNNILSVTLSNSIVVGGLGASLKFVNVGSFDASQYAKPSSLQANQISLSATGLGMAVGMTLSGDGVPAGTKVTAIDGDTVTLSNPISALSFTASLPVGTVGGNTIQLSAPDNRFTVGTAVSGTGIPPGTVITYVDPQTGALTLSNALTDIPKNLSTQSVLAQNGATLTLRSSTGLRAGMTLEGAGIPAGTTILAVNGNSVTLSAAPSGAVSGFVASSPLSTGGSLNGVGATGTRGANGSNGLNGDPVVVWITDGEGRKGSNGGNAGNGVNAAGGKGGNGGAGSAGAPFNYDLTMHTIQATKDAIANTAEAAGALATFPPNAVLSAAHIAAAAVSYADLAVAIVNLADWGAELSLGLAGRGGDGSQGGKGGNGSDFYGGGAGGNGGAGGKGALGITDGGAGGNGGNGGAGGFGAGGGSGGAGGAGGNSGNSVEGSDGSGGVAGFGGGTGSDGSGLNGGGGSGYGGAIFVRNGGTLTITGDSLFRDNTVLAGSSNNGGAAGQAAGSDIFMMKGSNVLLAPGAGHTIRIEGSIADDSTASIGTGAYAPGAGADLRIGGGGLVQLAGQNTYSGKTLLEGGTLEADVGTGINTSSSVVFSGSGAIGTLNTGNSGALLTTQDITQRAGTLPGQFAWTGAGGFAADTTGGITIDFGRTGNGSREKLVWGSSYLATNATLVFGSEYGLGSVTWKNDIDLNGQTGNIAVYDSKQVVDGQEVKDVATITGKLTNGSLRIGSAGYDGTLYLTGQNSVNAVTVNSGTVSTMGVDATGHLLAANGGSVAVNGGNLVLGDSERATSVAVAAGGQLLSAGSLAANTLDNSGVVSLLSVNAPSTIGTVGNHANGLLNVVGTTNVTGNITNDANATVLQSADMATGSVTNNGLWSVNGARTLQSTSLTGQGNFALAQAADQLTVKLDGDSSFGGTFTGAGVLVKDGNGALTLTGANTHTGGTLVNAGTLDNTGGGTLADTGVVAINAGATFRAGTADTIGDVANAGTLEVKAAQNVASLSNLQGGVAKLDADLVSSGNVVNQGTVEQSANVQAAGVDNSGTWNVNGQRAITTGALFGNANGRLNLASASDELALTQSGDSAFAGQITGQGAFVKNGTGTLTLSGASAGTGKLAVNAGAVEVIGSVASQNVQVAQGASLGVAANALSNSAALANAGTLNVRADNTVATFSNSGTVNGPGKLTAQTYQLNDGSVVNANLGTGSLTTSGNVLLNGTSDAQNVNVLADSTLTLGGAQRLAQQAAVNVDGRLVLGNGDQTVSTLAGTGKVDMNAYHLNVTNGGTFSGTLTSTNGSSLALDGAALALTGGSAVTTDALALTDGSSMTLTSGSQLNAGAAVVGTGSTLKLEDGASLSYVSLGGGGTIAAAQFDNAAGRKVAGSLTITGNFTNYGTLSPGYSPGIVTILGNYTETASLQLELAGTTPGTQHDQVRVGGTATATPSSVLTFATWNGVTPQAGNVYQVIADTNGGTKRINGAFGDVVFDADGLAGAAAPLHNAAIVLDLATGRAIATGLNNAGSTYADLGQTTAQRAAAQTLLNAATANVGTNQIDSAQDLGRTAAAVLTTSNGVQKLTPEYYGAMADYGFSVSNDATRQLMKGAATSFGQSKPVGTATLTADLQDSNLRPVSGTHLGRDELTLGGEWQVTNSTALGGLLSVSNGTLGGDYGSGKASGSALRVYGKAALTDKVTLVGGIGYGSYSYDLTRNAVTAQATGSTHGTGTDANIGIAYDAYRKDGFSVAPYASLDHGRYSFDGFTEQGTSDQRLVLDGYGTTRTTGTVGSAFSWQQNLGGYATQFTVDAALQSVLQEGNRAVNARLGIANNVQFPLTFESRKRVLPILGLAGSVELGKGFTASASIDAALSGNRDTGVRAQVSKQF, encoded by the coding sequence GTGAATCACGTTTTCCGAGTCGTCTGGAACGCAGCCCTGGGCTGCTGGGTCGCCGTGGCCGAAACCTGCACCGCGCACAGGAAGGCTGCCAGGAGCGGCAAGGCCGTCGCCGCGGCGCTGTCGCTGATGCTGGGTGCCGGCGTGCATGCGCAGACCGCCCTCGTCGATGGACAGGGCGGCAGCGGCTGCATGGTCGGCGTGTCCAACTGCGCGCTGCCCACCAGCAATGCAACCTACACCGACTTCCACACGCAAGGCGGCGCCGGCAGCGGCGGCGGCGCCGGCCTGGGCGGCGTGTTCTTCGTGAACTCCGGCGCCTCGCTGCAGTTGAACAACGTCTCCTTCGAGCACAACACGGTGCAGGGCGGCGACGGCGGCAGCACGCCCGACGTCACGGTCAGCGGCGCCGCGCTGCCGCTGGCGGACAAGACGGCCAGCGTCAGCTCCGTCACGGCCTTCGGCGTCGCGCCGACCATCGTCGACAACGCCGGCACCCTGATGGTGACCGGCGCCACCCTGAGCAGCAGCAACCCGCTGATCAAGGCGGGCAACGTCGTGTCCGTGGCCGGCACCGACGGCACCACGACCATCAGCACGCTTTCCGGCAACGCCGTCACCTTCGCGCAGCCGGTCGCGATCGATGCTTCGGCCATCAAGGCGGTCAGCAACGCGCAGTGGACGCCCGGCGGCAACACCGTCACCAGCACGTCCTTCGCCAGCATGGCGCCTTCGGACCTGGCGACCGGCATGACCGTCATCGGCGCCGGCATTCCGGCGGGCACCACGGTGACCAACGTCACCCGCGACGGCAGCAACAACATCCTGTCGGTGACGCTGAGCAACAGCATCGTCGTCGGCGGCCTCGGCGCCTCGCTGAAGTTCGTCAACGTCGGCAGCTTCGACGCTTCGCAATACGCCAAGCCCTCGTCGCTGCAGGCCAACCAGATCAGCCTGTCGGCGACCGGCCTGGGCATGGCCGTGGGCATGACGCTCAGCGGCGACGGCGTTCCCGCCGGCACCAAGGTCACCGCCATCGACGGCGACACGGTCACGCTGTCGAACCCGATTTCCGCGCTGTCCTTCACCGCCTCGCTGCCGGTGGGCACCGTGGGCGGCAACACGATCCAGCTGTCCGCGCCCGACAACCGCTTCACCGTGGGCACCGCCGTCAGCGGCACCGGCATCCCGCCGGGCACCGTGATCACCTACGTCGACCCGCAGACCGGCGCGCTGACCCTCAGCAACGCGCTGACCGACATCCCGAAGAACCTCAGCACGCAGAGCGTGCTGGCGCAGAACGGCGCGACGCTGACCCTGCGCAGTTCCACCGGCCTGCGCGCCGGCATGACGCTGGAAGGCGCGGGCATTCCCGCCGGCACGACCATCCTCGCGGTCAACGGCAACAGCGTCACGCTGAGCGCCGCACCGAGCGGCGCCGTCAGCGGCTTCGTCGCCAGTTCGCCCCTCAGCACCGGCGGCTCGCTGAACGGCGTCGGCGCCACCGGCACGCGTGGCGCCAACGGCAGCAACGGCCTCAACGGCGACCCGGTCGTGGTGTGGATCACCGACGGTGAAGGCCGCAAGGGCAGCAACGGCGGCAATGCCGGCAACGGCGTCAACGCCGCGGGCGGCAAGGGCGGCAACGGCGGCGCGGGCAGCGCCGGCGCGCCCTTCAACTACGACCTGACGATGCACACCATCCAGGCGACCAAGGACGCCATCGCCAACACCGCGGAAGCGGCCGGCGCGCTGGCCACCTTCCCGCCCAACGCGGTGCTGTCGGCGGCGCACATCGCGGCCGCGGCCGTGTCGTATGCCGACCTCGCGGTGGCCATCGTCAACCTCGCCGACTGGGGCGCCGAACTGTCGCTGGGCCTGGCGGGCCGCGGCGGTGACGGCAGCCAGGGCGGCAAGGGCGGCAACGGCTCCGACTTCTACGGCGGCGGCGCGGGCGGCAACGGTGGCGCCGGCGGCAAGGGCGCGCTGGGCATCACCGACGGTGGCGCGGGCGGCAACGGCGGCAATGGCGGCGCCGGCGGCTTCGGCGCCGGCGGCGGTTCCGGCGGCGCCGGTGGCGCGGGCGGCAACAGCGGCAACTCGGTCGAAGGCAGCGACGGCTCCGGCGGCGTGGCCGGCTTCGGCGGCGGCACCGGCAGCGACGGCAGCGGCCTGAACGGCGGCGGCGGCTCCGGCTACGGCGGCGCGATCTTCGTGCGCAACGGCGGCACGCTCACCATCACCGGCGACTCGCTGTTCCGCGACAACACCGTGCTGGCCGGCTCCAGCAACAACGGCGGCGCGGCCGGCCAGGCCGCGGGCTCCGACATCTTCATGATGAAGGGCTCCAACGTGTTGCTGGCCCCGGGCGCGGGCCACACCATCCGCATCGAAGGCTCGATCGCCGACGACAGCACGGCCAGCATCGGCACCGGCGCCTACGCGCCCGGCGCCGGCGCCGACCTGCGCATCGGCGGCGGCGGCCTGGTGCAGCTGGCCGGCCAGAACACCTATTCCGGCAAGACGCTGCTCGAAGGCGGCACGCTGGAAGCCGACGTCGGCACCGGCATCAACACGTCCAGCAGCGTCGTCTTCAGCGGCTCGGGCGCCATCGGCACGCTGAACACCGGTAACTCCGGCGCGCTGCTGACGACGCAGGACATCACGCAGCGTGCGGGCACGCTGCCCGGCCAGTTCGCCTGGACCGGCGCGGGCGGCTTCGCGGCCGACACCACCGGCGGCATCACCATCGACTTCGGCCGCACCGGCAACGGTTCGCGCGAGAAGCTGGTGTGGGGCAGCTCCTACCTCGCCACCAACGCGACGCTGGTCTTCGGCTCCGAGTACGGCCTGGGCTCGGTGACGTGGAAGAACGACATCGACCTGAACGGCCAGACCGGCAACATCGCCGTGTACGACAGCAAGCAGGTGGTGGACGGCCAGGAAGTGAAGGACGTCGCCACGATCACCGGCAAGCTCACCAACGGCAGCCTGCGCATCGGCAGCGCCGGCTATGACGGCACGCTGTACCTGACGGGCCAGAACTCGGTCAACGCGGTCACGGTCAACAGCGGCACCGTCAGCACGATGGGCGTGGACGCCACCGGCCACCTGCTGGCGGCCAACGGCGGCAGCGTCGCCGTCAACGGCGGCAACCTGGTGCTGGGCGATAGCGAGCGCGCCACCTCGGTCGCCGTGGCGGCCGGCGGCCAGCTGCTGTCCGCGGGCAGCCTCGCGGCCAACACCCTGGACAACAGCGGCGTGGTCTCGCTGCTGTCGGTGAACGCGCCGTCCACCATCGGCACCGTGGGCAACCATGCCAACGGCCTGCTGAACGTGGTGGGTACGACCAACGTCACGGGCAACATCACCAACGACGCCAATGCCACCGTGCTGCAGTCCGCCGACATGGCGACGGGCAGCGTCACGAACAACGGCCTCTGGAGCGTCAACGGCGCTCGCACGCTGCAGTCCACCAGCCTCACCGGCCAGGGCAACTTCGCCCTCGCGCAGGCGGCCGACCAGCTGACGGTCAAGCTCGATGGCGATTCCAGCTTCGGCGGCACCTTCACCGGCGCCGGCGTGCTGGTGAAGGACGGCAACGGCGCGCTGACGCTGACGGGCGCCAACACCCACACCGGCGGCACGCTGGTGAACGCGGGCACGCTGGACAACACCGGCGGCGGCACGCTGGCCGACACCGGCGTCGTGGCGATCAACGCAGGCGCGACCTTCCGTGCCGGCACCGCCGACACCATCGGCGACGTCGCCAACGCGGGCACCCTGGAAGTGAAGGCGGCGCAGAACGTCGCCTCGCTCAGCAACCTGCAAGGCGGCGTGGCGAAGCTGGATGCCGACCTCGTGTCCTCGGGCAACGTCGTCAACCAGGGCACGGTGGAACAGTCCGCCAACGTCCAGGCGGCCGGCGTCGACAACAGCGGCACCTGGAACGTCAACGGCCAGCGCGCGATCACGACCGGTGCCCTCTTCGGCAATGCGAATGGCCGCCTCAACCTGGCTTCGGCCAGTGATGAACTGGCGCTGACGCAGTCCGGCGACTCCGCCTTCGCGGGCCAGATCACCGGCCAGGGCGCCTTCGTCAAGAACGGCACCGGCACGCTGACCCTGTCCGGCGCCAGCGCCGGCACCGGCAAGCTGGCGGTGAACGCCGGCGCGGTCGAAGTGATCGGCAGCGTCGCCAGCCAGAACGTGCAGGTGGCGCAGGGCGCGAGCCTGGGCGTGGCGGCCAATGCGCTGTCCAACAGCGCGGCCCTCGCCAACGCCGGCACGCTCAACGTGCGTGCCGACAACACGGTGGCCACCTTCAGCAACAGCGGCACGGTCAACGGCCCGGGCAAGCTGACGGCGCAGACCTACCAGTTGAACGACGGCAGCGTCGTCAACGCCAACCTGGGCACCGGCTCGCTGACGACTTCCGGCAACGTGCTGCTGAATGGCACCAGCGACGCGCAGAACGTCAACGTGCTGGCCGACAGCACGCTGACCCTGGGCGGCGCGCAGCGCCTGGCACAGCAGGCTGCGGTGAACGTGGACGGCCGCCTGGTCCTGGGCAACGGCGACCAGACCGTGTCGACCCTGGCCGGCACCGGCAAGGTGGACATGAACGCCTATCACCTGAACGTGACCAACGGCGGCACTTTCTCCGGCACGCTGACCAGCACCAACGGCAGCTCGCTGGCCCTGGACGGCGCGGCGCTGGCCCTCACCGGCGGCAGCGCGGTGACGACCGACGCGCTGGCGCTTACCGACGGCAGCTCGATGACGCTCACCAGCGGCTCGCAGCTGAACGCCGGCGCGGCGGTGGTCGGCACCGGCTCCACGCTGAAGCTGGAAGACGGCGCGAGCCTGTCCTACGTCAGCCTGGGCGGCGGCGGCACGATAGCTGCCGCGCAGTTCGACAACGCGGCGGGCCGCAAGGTCGCGGGTTCGCTCACGATCACCGGCAACTTCACCAACTACGGCACGCTGTCGCCCGGCTACTCGCCTGGCATCGTGACGATCCTCGGCAACTACACCGAGACCGCGTCGCTGCAGCTGGAACTGGCCGGCACCACGCCGGGCACGCAGCACGACCAGGTGCGCGTCGGCGGCACGGCCACGGCCACGCCGAGCAGCGTCCTGACCTTCGCGACCTGGAACGGCGTGACGCCGCAGGCCGGCAACGTGTACCAGGTGATCGCCGACACGAACGGCGGCACCAAGCGCATCAACGGCGCCTTCGGTGACGTGGTGTTCGACGCCGACGGCCTCGCCGGCGCCGCTGCACCGCTGCACAACGCCGCGATCGTGCTGGACCTGGCCACGGGCCGCGCCATCGCCACCGGCCTGAACAACGCCGGCAGCACCTACGCGGACCTGGGCCAGACGACGGCGCAGCGCGCCGCCGCGCAGACCCTGTTGAATGCGGCGACCGCCAACGTCGGCACCAACCAGATCGACAGCGCGCAGGACCTGGGCCGCACGGCAGCCGCGGTGCTGACGACGTCGAACGGCGTGCAGAAGTTGACGCCCGAGTACTACGGTGCGATGGCCGACTACGGCTTCAGCGTCTCCAACGACGCCACGCGCCAGCTGATGAAGGGCGCCGCGACCTCGTTCGGCCAGTCGAAGCCGGTGGGCACGGCCACGCTGACCGCCGACCTGCAGGACAGCAACCTGCGGCCGGTGAGCGGCACGCACCTGGGCCGCGACGAGCTGACCCTGGGCGGCGAGTGGCAGGTCACGAACAGCACGGCGCTGGGCGGCCTGCTCTCCGTGAGCAACGGCACGCTGGGCGGCGACTACGGCAGCGGCAAGGCCAGCGGCTCCGCGCTGCGGGTCTACGGCAAGGCGGCGCTCACCGACAAGGTGACGCTGGTCGGCGGCATCGGCTACGGCAGCTACAGCTACGACCTGACCCGCAATGCGGTGACGGCGCAAGCCACGGGCAGCACGCATGGCACGGGCACCGACGCGAACATCGGCATCGCCTACGACGCTTACCGCAAGGACGGCTTCTCGGTGGCGCCGTATGCCAGCCTGGACCACGGCCGCTACAGCTTCGACGGCTTCACGGAGCAGGGCACGAGTGACCAGCGCCTGGTGCTGGATGGCTACGGCACGACGCGCACCACCGGCACCGTCGGTTCCGCGTTCAGCTGGCAGCAGAACCTGGGCGGCTACGCCACCCAGTTCACGGTGGACGCCGCGCTGCAAAGCGTGCTGCAGGAAGGCAACCGCGCCGTCAATGCCCGCCTGGGCATAGCCAACAATGTGCAGTTCCCGCTGACCTTCGAAAGCCGCAAGCGCGTGCTGCCGATCCTGGGGTTGGCCGGCAGCGTGGAACTGGGCAAGGGCTTCACCGCCAGCGCCTCGATCGACGCCGCGCTGTCCGGCAACCGCGACACCGGCGTGCGGGCGCAGGTGTCGAAGCAGTTCTGA